A part of Apodemus sylvaticus chromosome 19, mApoSyl1.1, whole genome shotgun sequence genomic DNA contains:
- the LOC127669802 gene encoding olfactory receptor 2G3-like → MTINKSSGGDFILVGFSDQPQLEKILFVVVLISYLLTLVGNTVIILVSCLDSALQTPMYYFLTNLSFVDICFSTSIVPQLLWNLHGPAKTITATGCAIQLYVSLALGSTECVLLAVMAFDRYAAVCRPLHYATVMHPRLCQSLAGVAWLSGVGNTLIQGTITLRLPRCGNHRIYHFICEVPAMIKLACVDIHANEVQLFMASLVLLLLPLTLILVSYGYIAQALMRLRAALTWGKALGTCGSHLLVVVLFYGTSTAVYIHPNSSYAQNQGKFITLLYTVVLPTLNPLIYTLRNKDVKGALKRLVSKDFSTGKKILSR, encoded by the coding sequence ATGACAATTAACAAGAGCTCGGGTGGTGATTTCATCCTGGTGGGCTTCTCTGATCAGCCACAACTTGAGAAGATTCTCTTCGTGGTAGTGCTGATCTCCTACCTCCTGACACTGGTAGGCAACACTGTGATCATCCTCGTTTCCTGTTTGGATTCTGCGCTCCAAACGCCCATGTACTATTTCCTTACCAACCTCTCTTTCGTTGATATCTGCTTTTCAACCAGCATTGTTCCTCAGCTGCTGTGGAACCTCCATGGCCCAGCCAAGACAATTACTGCCACAGGCTGCGCTATTCAGCTTTATGTGTCTCTGGCTCTGGGGTCCACTGAATGTGTCCTCCTCGCAGTTATGGCATTTGATCGCTATGCTGCTGTTTGCCGACCACTTCACTATGCTACAGTTATGCACCCACGGCTCTGCCAGTCTCTTGCAGGTGTGGCATGGCTGAGTGGAGTGGGCAACACACTGATTCAGGGCACCATCACCCTCCGCCTGCCTCGCTGTGGGAACCACAGGATTTATCACTTCATCTGTGAAGTTCCTGCCATGATCAAGTTGGCCTGTGTAGACATTCATGCCAATGAAGTGCAGCTATTCATGGCTTCCTTGGTGTTACTCCTCCTTCCCCTGACACTCATCTTGGTGTCATATGGATACATTGCCCAAGCATTGATGAGGTTAAGGGCAGCTCTAACCTGGGGTAAAGCTCTTGGAACCTGTGGATCCCATCTCCTGGTAGTAGTACTATTTTATGGCACAAGCACTGCTGTCTATATTCATCCTAACAGTTCCTATGCACAGAATCAGGGGAAGTTTATCACTCTTTTGTATACTGTGGTTTTGCCTACTCTAAACCCCCTCATTTACACTTTGAGAAACAAAGATGTAAAGGGAGCATTGAAGAGGCTGGTAAGCAAAGATTTCAGCactggaaagaaaattctttcaaGGTAG
- the LOC127669723 gene encoding olfactory receptor 10A2-like isoform X2 encodes MSINCSLWQENSLSVKRFAFAKFSEVPGECFLLFTLILLMFLVSLTGNTLIALAICTSSALHTPMYFFLANLSLLEIGYTCSVIPKMLQSLVSESREISREGCATQMFFFIFFVTLFYGSTSATYLRPKSSHSPEIDKLLALFYTAVTSMLNPIIYSLRNKEVKGALRRTLGLKKVLTISK; translated from the exons ATGAGTATCAACTGCTCTCTGTGGCAAGAGAACAGTTTGTCTGTCAAACGCTTTGCATTTGCCAAGTTCTCTGAGGTCCCTGGAGAATGCTTCCTTCTGTTCACCCTCATCCTCCTCATGTTCTTAGTATCACTGACAGGAAATACACTCATAGCCCTTGCCATCTGTACCAGTTCAGCcctgcacacccccatgtacttctttctgGCCAACTTGTCTCTCCTGGAAATTGGCTACACTTGCTCTGTCATACCCAAGATGCTGCAGAGCCTTGTGAGTGAGTCCCGAGAGATCTCTCGGGAGGGATGTGCCACACAGatgtttttcttcatattctttg TCACACTCTTCTATGGCTCAACATCTGCTACCTATTTGAGGCCCAAATCTAGCCACTCACCAGAAATTGATAAACTCTTGGCCCTCTTCTACACAGCAGTGACATCCATGCTGAACCCCATCATCTATAGCTTAAGGAACAAGGAAGTTAAGGGAGCACTGAGAAGAACTCTGggactgaagaaagttctgacAATAAGTAAGTAA
- the LOC127669723 gene encoding olfactory receptor 10C1-like isoform X1 — protein MVCCPFFQEMSINCSLWQENSLSVKRFAFAKFSEVPGECFLLFTLILLMFLVSLTGNTLIALAICTSSALHTPMYFFLANLSLLEIGYTCSVIPKMLQSLVSESREISREGCATQMFFFIFFGITECCLLAAMAFDRYMAICAPLHYATRMNRGVCAHLAIVSWGMGCIVGLGQTNFIFSLNFCGPCEIDHFFCDLPPLLALACGDTSQNEAAIFVAAVLCIFSPFLLIISSYVRILVAVLLMPSPEGRHKALSTCSSHLLVVTLFYGSTSATYLRPKSSHSPEIDKLLALFYTAVTSMLNPIIYSLRNKEVKGALRRTLGLKKVLTISK, from the coding sequence ATGGTTTGCTGTCCTTTCTTTCAGGAGATGAGTATCAACTGCTCTCTGTGGCAAGAGAACAGTTTGTCTGTCAAACGCTTTGCATTTGCCAAGTTCTCTGAGGTCCCTGGAGAATGCTTCCTTCTGTTCACCCTCATCCTCCTCATGTTCTTAGTATCACTGACAGGAAATACACTCATAGCCCTTGCCATCTGTACCAGTTCAGCcctgcacacccccatgtacttctttctgGCCAACTTGTCTCTCCTGGAAATTGGCTACACTTGCTCTGTCATACCCAAGATGCTGCAGAGCCTTGTGAGTGAGTCCCGAGAGATCTCTCGGGAGGGATGTGCCACACAGatgtttttcttcatattctttggTATAACTGAGTGCTGCCTATTGGCAGCTATGGCCTTTGACCGTTACATGGCCATATGTGCCCCACTACACTATGCAACTCGAATGAATCGTGGTGTATGTGCCCATTTGGCAATAGTTTCATGGGGAATGGGATGTATTGTAGGGTTGGGACAgaccaattttattttctccttgaaCTTCTGTGGACCCTGCGAGATAgaccacttcttctgtgaccttCCACCTCTCCTGGCACTTGCTTGTGGAGATACATCCCAAAATGAAGCTGCAATCTTTGTGGCAGCAGTTCTCTGCATATTTAGTCCATTTTTGCTGATCATATCTTCCTATGTCAGAATTCTGGTTGCAGTGCTGCTGATGCCTTCACCTGAGGGGCGCCATAAAGCTCTCTCCACTTGTTCCTCCCACCTACTTGTAGTCACACTCTTCTATGGCTCAACATCTGCTACCTATTTGAGGCCCAAATCTAGCCACTCACCAGAAATTGATAAACTCTTGGCCCTCTTCTACACAGCAGTGACATCCATGCTGAACCCCATCATCTATAGCTTAAGGAACAAGGAAGTTAAGGGAGCACTGAGAAGAACTCTGggactgaagaaagttctgacAATAAGTAAGTAA
- the LOC127669834 gene encoding olfactory receptor 10C1-like isoform X2, with the protein MSVNCSLWQENSLSVKRFAFAKFSEVPGECFLLFTLILLMFSVSLTGNALIALAICTSPALHTPMYFFLANLSLLEIGYTCSVIPKMLQSLVSEAREISREGCATQMFFFTLFYGSGSITYLRPKSSYLPVLDKLLALFYTAVTSMLNPIIYSLRNKEIKAALKRALGLKIALAINR; encoded by the exons ATGAGTGTCAACTGCTCTCTGTGGCAAGAGAACAGCTTGTCTGTCAAACGCTTTGCATTTGCCAAGTTCTCTGAGGTTCCTGGAGAATGTTTCCTCCTGTTCACCCTCATCCTCCTCATGTTCTCAGTATCGCTGACAGGAAATGCACTCATAGCCCTTGCCATCTGTACCAGTCCAGCCCtacacacccccatgtacttctttctgGCCAACTTGTCTCTCCTGGAAATTGGCTACACTTGCTCTGTCATACCCAAGATGCTGCAGAGCCTTGTGAGTGAGGCCCGAGAAATTTCTCGGGAGGGATGTGCCACACAGATGTTTTTCTTCAC ACTCTTCTATGGATCAGGATCTATTACTTACTTGAGGCCCAAGTCTAGCTACTTACCAGTACTGGATAAACTCTTGGCCCTCTTCTACACAGCAGTGACATCCATGCTGAACCCTATCATCTATAGCTTAAGGAACAAGGAAATAAAGGCAGCCTTGAAAAGAGCTCTGGGCCTGAAGATAGCTCTGGCAATAAATAGGTAA
- the LOC127669834 gene encoding olfactory receptor 10C1-like isoform X1 yields the protein MSVNCSLWQENSLSVKRFAFAKFSEVPGECFLLFTLILLMFSVSLTGNALIALAICTSPALHTPMYFFLANLSLLEIGYTCSVIPKMLQSLVSEAREISREGCATQMFFFTFFGITECCLLAAMAFDRCMAICAPLHYATQMSPGVCAHLAIVSWGMGCIVGLGQTNFIFSLNFCGPCEIDHFFCDLPPVLALACGDTSQNEAAIFVAAVLCISSPFLLIIYSYVRILVAVLVMPSPEGRHKALSTCSSHLLVVTLFYGSGSITYLRPKSSYLPVLDKLLALFYTAVTSMLNPIIYSLRNKEIKAALKRALGLKIALAINR from the coding sequence ATGAGTGTCAACTGCTCTCTGTGGCAAGAGAACAGCTTGTCTGTCAAACGCTTTGCATTTGCCAAGTTCTCTGAGGTTCCTGGAGAATGTTTCCTCCTGTTCACCCTCATCCTCCTCATGTTCTCAGTATCGCTGACAGGAAATGCACTCATAGCCCTTGCCATCTGTACCAGTCCAGCCCtacacacccccatgtacttctttctgGCCAACTTGTCTCTCCTGGAAATTGGCTACACTTGCTCTGTCATACCCAAGATGCTGCAGAGCCTTGTGAGTGAGGCCCGAGAAATTTCTCGGGAGGGATGTGCCACACAGATGTTTTTCTTCACATTCTTTGGTATAACTGAGTGCTGCCTATTGGCAGCCATGGCCTTTGACCGCTGCATGGCCATATGTGCCCCACTACACTATGCAACCCAAATGAGTCCTGGTGTATGTGCCCATTTGGCAATAGTTTCATGGGGAATGGGATGTATTGTAGGGTTGGGACAgaccaattttattttctccttgaaCTTCTGTGGACCCTGTGAGATAGATCACTTCTTCTGTGACCTTCCACCTGTCCTAGCGCTTGCCTGTGGAGATACATCCCAAAATGAAGCTGCAATCTTTGTGGCAGCAGTCCTTTGCATATCTAGCCCATTTTTGCTGATCATTTATTCCTATGTCAGAATTCTGGTTGCAGTGCTGGTGATGCCTTCCCCTGAGGGGCGCCATAAAGCTCTCTCTACCTGTTCCTCCCACCTACTTGTAGTCACACTCTTCTATGGATCAGGATCTATTACTTACTTGAGGCCCAAGTCTAGCTACTTACCAGTACTGGATAAACTCTTGGCCCTCTTCTACACAGCAGTGACATCCATGCTGAACCCTATCATCTATAGCTTAAGGAACAAGGAAATAAAGGCAGCCTTGAAAAGAGCTCTGGGCCTGAAGATAGCTCTGGCAATAAATAGGTAA